From one Accipiter gentilis chromosome 3, bAccGen1.1, whole genome shotgun sequence genomic stretch:
- the LCORL gene encoding ligand-dependent nuclear receptor corepressor-like protein isoform X2, protein MEKGTDRMAAAAPAPPAAAASQCRSPRCTAERRGVRRELDSWRHRLMHCVGFESILEGLYGPRLRRDLSLFEDCEPEELTDWSMDEKCSFCNLHKEAVSDRASVIGSSQSTPTEELSSQGQSNTDKIECQAENYLNALFRKKDLPQNCDPNIPLVAQELMKKMIRQFAIEYISKSSKIQENRNGSSFEPSLICKSIQMNQTENSLQEEQDSPLDLTVNRTQEQNTQQGDGVLDLSTKKSARLEEPKYDPLCSENSVSGSSSTADANSEETANLEKGKSTLNKVLESFCSYHWQQTLAMLKFLVQDENVPIVCGCKQTHLVHSETPSSLTEEDVHISFCNCNGHMLTKRCCLQNQRPNTGLPPLSVCIKDFHSLSCQAVAIGCIKTMVNKACSSHKYCAEQLQNCNRHSVKAACTYSTKDSDLLNSIKNSNRSRSPSPPPLSPVQSKEFESSEGSVIDFPTLDNNKLEISISQPPSLLPAEGSKGEFEYEGKTCRGKETEYSDGTLLSIDQESNNYYINSEKAEKGEHSAIFQDLMDRINEKLKSIDTTDIATNLVKLASSDRAPENDVKLGDFITSLLHSAKASDYSFMELLRQHDKQMENKIIQTRFRKRQETLFAMYNSPDSPLIRRQSLQIKRELASLDETLVRKKSISERNAKKSTKKIDKIYPNKRHSFTVIEDEALQHLESNPCMNCQTKPMCFPVHQTESFKLPLPNFQTSSGFLVLSENSAIAASQAKLAKTQGDCATLRETDQIPLKDESNGIMGRTKRNIVPPGWYSVYVTNNIVFRKSSNAKKPLEILEKMKINKDVHAERCSDMNISKIMRDTNLQVVVERLEDTINLARKTNNSLLDSYKISQKLKDNAYEQAMNPAARRGLPFTLSEMGYTGQSFLPHSHVPSSSKIKTLCVTTNRQEMVIDQEITDSLLKSLTFDSSSSTSSNMDLHTTFEAGEISSPLNYSSPIKLMFVSEVNSNEGVKYTLTSAAASSKGSTDICLFQGHANTLLDKQAAGDLSHAICIKDCDYSENDTTEESGCVYAEAITSSCPVDQTNLNDLKQNDEVVEKSSSTSESVLKRKPGRPKKIGPQVVKQVKRPIGRPPKPKIDMTESTEPRPELSSDGKSTKSDAAVMEEVNSKKNITVTVVFGRSRRTKRHVSEGNLNVISILPTQHIDSTFANDHSKARHSAETENALTEIVKALQNSSTENEVSGYDYVRPIKSNLASPHPCSNIIRPIKKPLTTIRKPGRPAKVKISGISVTVNRVSPQERKVSISNCLPPLQQQNVLEKNIPQERKNQLCNNMGQVKSTQKDSREDGSNNVITTVSGKREIPLRHSARDRKPSLHFLHSLASSSAFTCRSALLHKSYKLHLRKAKDRKEKHRQSNRSTASKDTSELRNSGNAKKDLKEGELGPINEVSSDSIFSLNPSLRWWATSTSSDTLLEELNNRFEQITNTWLRVGGNEFDKRVCEKRDPVEQDCNTEMSNPLDSCLVELETSPIKMLFQKKCNMNELCTWFMQTTETQSLSLVRKANARNPLEVVSTREIKMETKQADLSTCPFRKHFKKFALSSPSKPAGKLQILHNMVRSPVLSMKSNFTLARLKRNEFKKLQRDRWGQTKKLYNQAPGGWKSKKKNLQFFCQSQLFKSTSGETNDEMPKLQEKNTVEIQPTQTLVESQSSLLPTENEARDAFVQQMMGSSDFNPHPGLANILKSHAETNGTICCQQNVRKEQSQDKLFQNTWKAKTFKDCRIFLRKINHIEQHNSFKLNNVIYSPEAVESKSTQAYMEEKRHPLLRSHSTKQNALKKQENEMETSKGSNSSKVTERLDDQFHSRKFISDVNHDDNPAGSSEVLIRINKRKSPQWETTDTNIRKRHKRQSCSSGQMATYYPKYQVARYK, encoded by the exons atCTTCCTCAGAACTGTGATCCTAACATTCCCCTAGTTGCTCaggaattaatgaaaaaaatgatcCGTCAGTTTGCGATTGAGTACATTTCAAAAAGTAGCAAAATTCAAGAGAACAGAAATGGTTCATCATTTGAACCAAGTCTCATATGTAAAAGTATCCAAATGAACCAAACGGAAAACTCCCTTCAGGAAGAACAGGATAGCCCTCTAGACCTCACTGTGAATCGAACTCAAGAACAGAATACTCAGCAAG GGGATGGAGTGCTAGATCTCTCTACAAAGAAAAGCGCAAGGTTAGAAGAACCAAAATATGATCCATTGTGTTCTGAAAACTCAGTGTCTGG ttcaaGCTCAACAGCTGATGCAAATTCAGAGGAAACAGCTaatttggaaaaaggaaaatcaacaTTAAACAAAGTTTTGGAGTCTTTTTGTTCATATCACTGGCAACAGACTTTGGCTATGTTAAAATTTTTAGTACAAGATGAAAATGTTCCTATAGTTTGCGGTTGTAAGCAAACACATTTGGTCCACTCTGAAACTCCCAGTTCCCTTACTGAAGAGGATGTTCACATTTCATTTTGCAATTGCAATGGACATATGCTGACAAAAAGGTGCTGTTTACAAAATCAAAGACCAAACACTGGTTTACCACCTCTGTCTGTTTGTATTAAAGATTTCCATTCTTTGTCATGCCAAGCTGTAGCAATTGGATGTATTAAGACAATGGTGAACAAAGCATGTAGTTCTCATAAGTATTGTGCTGAACAGTTGCAAAATTGTAACAGGCATTCTGTGAAAGCAGCATGTACATATTCAACTAAGGACTCTGATCTCTTGAACAGCATTAAAAATTCGAATAGATCTCGCAGCCCATCACCGCCTCCGCTATCACCTGTACAGAGTAAAGAATTTGAATCATCAGAAGGATCAGTTATAGATTTTCCAACTTTAGACAATAACAAGCTTGAAATATCCATCAGCCAGCCTCCGTCCCTCTTGCCAGCTGAAGGAAGCAAAGGAGAATTTGAATATGAAGGTAAAACATGCAGAGGAAAAGAGACCGAATATTCAGATGGAACGTTGCTGTCAATAGACCAAGAAAGCAACAATTATTATATAAATTCTGAGAAGGCTGAGAAAGGTGAACATTCTGCCATTTTTCAAGATTTAATGGACCGTATTAATGAAAAGTTAAAATCAATAGACACTACAGATATAGCAACAAATCTTGTAAAACTTGCTAGCAGTGACAGGGCACCAGAAAATGATGTCAAATTAGGAGACTTCATAACCTCTCTTTTGCATAGTGCTAAGGCAAGTGATTACAGCTTTATGGAATTACTTCGCCAACATgataaacaaatggaaaataaaattatccaaACAAGATTTCGCAAGCGTCAGGAAACTTTATTTGCAATGTATAATTCTCCTGATTCACCACTCATTCGACGACAGTCTTTGCAAATCAAGAGGGAGCTTGCAAGCCTTGATGAAACTCTTGTAAGAAAAAAGTCAATTTCTgagagaaatgcaaagaaatctaccaaaaaaattgataaaatatATCCAAATAAAAGACACAGTTTTACTGTGATAGAAGATGAGGCTTTGCAACATCTTGAAAGTAATCCATGCATGAATTGCCAAACTAAACCAATGTGCTTTCCAGTACACCAAACAGAGTCTTTCAAACTACCTCTTCCTAATTTTCAGACCAGCTCCGGCTTTCTAGTTCTTTCGGAAAACAGTGCTATTGCAGCCAGCCAGGCAAAACTCGCAAAAACACAAGGAGATTGTGCAACCTTAAGAGAGACAGACCAGATTCCTCTAAAGGATGAGAGTAATGGAATCATGGGCAGAACTAAACGTAACATTGTGCCTCCTGGATGGTACTCTGTGTATGTAACAAACAATATTGTGTTTAGAAAGTCATCCAATGCAAAAAAGCCTTtagaaattttggaaaaaatgaaaataaataaagatgtTCATGCTGAAAGATGCAGTGACATGAACATAAGCAAAATTATGAGAGACACAAATCTGCAAGTTGTTGTAGAACGTTTAGAAGATACCATAAACCTAGCCAGAAAGACTAACAACTCATTGCTGGATAGTTACAAAATAAGccaaaaattaaaagataatgctTATGAACAGGCTATGAACCCAGCTGCTAGAAGAGGCTTACCTTTCACTCTGAGTGAAATGGGATACACAGGACAAAGCTTCCTTCCACATTCACACGTGCCAAGCAGCAGTAAAATCAAAACTCTGTGTGTGACAACAAACAGACAAGAGATGGTTATAGATCAAGAAATTACTGACAGCCTTTTGAAATCTCTGACCTTTGATTCATCCAGTTCAACTTCCAGTAACATGGACTTGCATACAACTTTTGAAGCCGGAGAGATCTCATCTCCCTTAAATTACTCTAGTCCTATTAAGCTTATGTTTGTCTCAGAGGTTAATAGTAATGAAGGAGTCAAATATACTTTGACATCTGCAGCTGCATCTTCCAAAGGAAGCACAGATATTTGTTTGTTTCAGGGGCACGCAAACACTTTGTTAGACAAACAGGCCGCAGGAGACCTTTCTCATGCAATCTGCATCAAGGATTGTGATTACAGTGAAAACGATACCACGGAGGAGTCAGGTTGTGTTTATGCGGAAGCAATTACAAGCTCTTGTCCAGTTGATCAAACTAACTTAAATGACTTGAAACAAAATGATGAAGTTGTGGAGAAATCAAGCAGTACCAGTgaatcagttttaaaaagaaaacctggtaGACCAAAGAAGATAGGTCCTCAAGTTGTTAAGCAGGTTAAGAGACCTATTGGACGGcctccaaaaccaaaaatagaCATGACTGAAAGCACAGAACCTAGACCTGAACTTAGCAGTGACGGTAAAAGTACCAAATCTGATGCAGCAGTAATGGAAGAAgttaacagcaagaaaaatattactgtgaCAGTTGTTTTCGGACGGTCAAGAAGAACTAAGAGACATGTTTCTGAAGGTAATCTAAATGTAATCAGCATTCTGCCCACACAACACATTGATTCTACTTTTGCTAATGACCACAGCAAAGCGAGGCACAGTGCAGAAACTGAAAATGCTTTGACTGAAATAGTAAAAGCCTTACAGAATTCTTCCACTGAAAACGAGGTCTCTGGTTATGACTATGTCAGACCTATCAAGAGTAACTTAGCATCGCCGCATCCTTGCAGCAATATTATACGGCCAATTAAGAAACCGTTAACCACCATTCGAAAACCTGGTAGGCCAGCAAAAGTAAAAATCTCTGGCATATCAGTGACAGTTAATCGAGTTTCACCTCAGGAAAGAAAAGTGAGTATTAGCAACTGTTTGCCTCCTTTACAACAGCAGAATGTGTTAGAAAAAAACATaccacaggagagaaaaaatcAACTGTGCAATAATATGGGTCAAGTAAAGAGCACACAGAAAGATTCTAGAGAGGATGGATCAAACAATGTTATTACAACAGTGTCAGGAAAACGCGAAATTCCATTGAGGCATTCTGCTAGAGACAGAAAACCTTCACTGCATTTTTTACATTCATTAGCATCTTCTAGTGCATTTACTTGTAGAAGTGCCTTACTACATAAATCTTACAAACTCCATTTGAGAAAAGCtaaagatagaaaagaaaaacataggcAATCAAATCGGAGCACAGCATCCAAAGATACCTCAGAACTGAGAAattcaggaaatgcaaaaaaggatCTTAAGGAGGGCGAACTCGGGCCCATTAATGAAGTATCGTCGGATTCCATTTTTTCATTGAATCCCTCTCTCAGGTGGTGGGCTACTTCCACTTCAAGTGACACTTTGTTGGAAGAACTAAATAATAGATTTGAACAGATAACTAATACCTGGTTGCGAGTGGGGGGAAATGAGTTTGATAAACGTGTATGTGAAAAAAGGGATCCCGTTGAACAAGACTGTAATACTGAAATGTCAAACCCTTTAGACTCCTGCCTTGTAGAACTTGAAACATCAcctataaaaatgctttttcagaaaaagtgtaatATGAATGAACTCTGCACCTGGTTTATGCAAACTACAGAAACACAGTCTCTCTCTCTAGTGAGAAAGGCAAATGCTCGCAATCCTTTAGAAGTAGTTAGTACTAGAGAGATAAAGATGGAAACTAAACAAGCTGATCTTAGTACTTGCCCTTTcagaaagcactttaaaaagttTGCACTATCCTCTCCTTCAAAACCAGCAGGGAAATTACAAATATTACATAACATGGTGAGGTCTCCGGTCTTAAGCATGAAAAGTAATTTCACATTAGCCAGATTAAAAAGAAACGAATTTAAGAAGCTACAGCGTGATAGGTGGGGACAAACGAAAAAGCTCTATAATCAGGCTCCTGGAGGCTggaaatcaaaaaagaaaaatttgcagttCTTTTGCCAAAGCCAGTTGTTTAAAAGTACAAGTGGGGAAACTAATGATGAAATGCCCaagctccaggaaaaaaatacagtagaaatcCAGCCCACTCAGACTTTGGTAGAATCTCAGAGTAGCCTCTTGCCAACTGAAAATGAAGCCAGAGATGCATTTGTTCAACAGATGATGGGATCTTCTGACTTTAACCCACATCCTGGTTTAGCAAATATACTTAAGTCACATGCAGAGACAAATGGAACAATTTGTTGCCAACAAAATGTTAGAAAAGAACAAAGCCAAGATAAACTGTTTCAAAATACTTGGAAAGCCAAAACCTTTAAAGATTGTAGgatatttctgagaaaaatcaACCATATTGAGCAGCACAATTCATTTAAGTTAAATAATGTCATTTATTCTCCCGAAGCTGTTGAAAGTAAAAGCACTCAGGCctatatggaagaaaaaagacaTCCTCTTTTAAGGTCCCATTCTACTAAGCAAAATGCattaaagaaacaagaaaatgaaatggaaacatCTAAAGGATCTAATTCTTCTAAAGTGACTGAAAGGCTGGATGACCAGTTTCACAGCAGAAAATTTATTAGTGATGTAAACCATGATGATAATCCTGCTGGTAGTTCTGAAGTTCTTAtcagaataaacaaaagaaaaagtccaCAATGGGAGACCACTGATACAAATATAAGAAAAAGGCATAAGAGACAATCATGCAGTAGTGGACAAATGGCAACTTATTACCCAAAGTACCAAGTAG CACGCTACAAGTGA
- the LCORL gene encoding ligand-dependent nuclear receptor corepressor-like protein isoform X1: MEKGTDRMAAAAPAPPAAAASQCRSPRCTAERRGVRRELDSWRHRLMHCVGFESILEGLYGPRLRRDLSLFEDCEPEELTDWSMDEKCSFCNLHKEAVSDRASVIGSSQSTPTEELSSQGQSNTDKIECQAENYLNALFRKKDLPQNCDPNIPLVAQELMKKMIRQFAIEYISKSSKIQENRNGSSFEPSLICKSIQMNQTENSLQEEQDSPLDLTVNRTQEQNTQQGDGVLDLSTKKSARLEEPKYDPLCSENSVSGSSSTADANSEETANLEKGKSTLNKVLESFCSYHWQQTLAMLKFLVQDENVPIVCGCKQTHLVHSETPSSLTEEDVHISFCNCNGHMLTKRCCLQNQRPNTGLPPLSVCIKDFHSLSCQAVAIGCIKTMVNKACSSHKYCAEQLQNCNRHSVKAACTYSTKDSDLLNSIKNSNRSRSPSPPPLSPVQSKEFESSEGSVIDFPTLDNNKLEISISQPPSLLPAEGSKGEFEYEGKTCRGKETEYSDGTLLSIDQESNNYYINSEKAEKGEHSAIFQDLMDRINEKLKSIDTTDIATNLVKLASSDRAPENDVKLGDFITSLLHSAKASDYSFMELLRQHDKQMENKIIQTRFRKRQETLFAMYNSPDSPLIRRQSLQIKRELASLDETLVRKKSISERNAKKSTKKIDKIYPNKRHSFTVIEDEALQHLESNPCMNCQTKPMCFPVHQTESFKLPLPNFQTSSGFLVLSENSAIAASQAKLAKTQGDCATLRETDQIPLKDESNGIMGRTKRNIVPPGWYSVYVTNNIVFRKSSNAKKPLEILEKMKINKDVHAERCSDMNISKIMRDTNLQVVVERLEDTINLARKTNNSLLDSYKISQKLKDNAYEQAMNPAARRGLPFTLSEMGYTGQSFLPHSHVPSSSKIKTLCVTTNRQEMVIDQEITDSLLKSLTFDSSSSTSSNMDLHTTFEAGEISSPLNYSSPIKLMFVSEVNSNEGVKYTLTSAAASSKGSTDICLFQGHANTLLDKQAAGDLSHAICIKDCDYSENDTTEESGCVYAEAITSSCPVDQTNLNDLKQNDEVVEKSSSTSESVLKRKPGRPKKIGPQVVKQVKRPIGRPPKPKIDMTESTEPRPELSSDGKSTKSDAAVMEEVNSKKNITVTVVFGRSRRTKRHVSEGNLNVISILPTQHIDSTFANDHSKARHSAETENALTEIVKALQNSSTENEVSGYDYVRPIKSNLASPHPCSNIIRPIKKPLTTIRKPGRPAKVKISGISVTVNRVSPQERKVSISNCLPPLQQQNVLEKNIPQERKNQLCNNMGQVKSTQKDSREDGSNNVITTVSGKREIPLRHSARDRKPSLHFLHSLASSSAFTCRSALLHKSYKLHLRKAKDRKEKHRQSNRSTASKDTSELRNSGNAKKDLKEGELGPINEVSSDSIFSLNPSLRWWATSTSSDTLLEELNNRFEQITNTWLRVGGNEFDKRVCEKRDPVEQDCNTEMSNPLDSCLVELETSPIKMLFQKKCNMNELCTWFMQTTETQSLSLVRKANARNPLEVVSTREIKMETKQADLSTCPFRKHFKKFALSSPSKPAGKLQILHNMVRSPVLSMKSNFTLARLKRNEFKKLQRDRWGQTKKLYNQAPGGWKSKKKNLQFFCQSQLFKSTSGETNDEMPKLQEKNTVEIQPTQTLVESQSSLLPTENEARDAFVQQMMGSSDFNPHPGLANILKSHAETNGTICCQQNVRKEQSQDKLFQNTWKAKTFKDCRIFLRKINHIEQHNSFKLNNVIYSPEAVESKSTQAYMEEKRHPLLRSHSTKQNALKKQENEMETSKGSNSSKVTERLDDQFHSRKFISDVNHDDNPAGSSEVLIRINKRKSPQWETTDTNIRKRHKRQSCSSGQMATYYPKYQVGKFLFPPSS, from the exons atCTTCCTCAGAACTGTGATCCTAACATTCCCCTAGTTGCTCaggaattaatgaaaaaaatgatcCGTCAGTTTGCGATTGAGTACATTTCAAAAAGTAGCAAAATTCAAGAGAACAGAAATGGTTCATCATTTGAACCAAGTCTCATATGTAAAAGTATCCAAATGAACCAAACGGAAAACTCCCTTCAGGAAGAACAGGATAGCCCTCTAGACCTCACTGTGAATCGAACTCAAGAACAGAATACTCAGCAAG GGGATGGAGTGCTAGATCTCTCTACAAAGAAAAGCGCAAGGTTAGAAGAACCAAAATATGATCCATTGTGTTCTGAAAACTCAGTGTCTGG ttcaaGCTCAACAGCTGATGCAAATTCAGAGGAAACAGCTaatttggaaaaaggaaaatcaacaTTAAACAAAGTTTTGGAGTCTTTTTGTTCATATCACTGGCAACAGACTTTGGCTATGTTAAAATTTTTAGTACAAGATGAAAATGTTCCTATAGTTTGCGGTTGTAAGCAAACACATTTGGTCCACTCTGAAACTCCCAGTTCCCTTACTGAAGAGGATGTTCACATTTCATTTTGCAATTGCAATGGACATATGCTGACAAAAAGGTGCTGTTTACAAAATCAAAGACCAAACACTGGTTTACCACCTCTGTCTGTTTGTATTAAAGATTTCCATTCTTTGTCATGCCAAGCTGTAGCAATTGGATGTATTAAGACAATGGTGAACAAAGCATGTAGTTCTCATAAGTATTGTGCTGAACAGTTGCAAAATTGTAACAGGCATTCTGTGAAAGCAGCATGTACATATTCAACTAAGGACTCTGATCTCTTGAACAGCATTAAAAATTCGAATAGATCTCGCAGCCCATCACCGCCTCCGCTATCACCTGTACAGAGTAAAGAATTTGAATCATCAGAAGGATCAGTTATAGATTTTCCAACTTTAGACAATAACAAGCTTGAAATATCCATCAGCCAGCCTCCGTCCCTCTTGCCAGCTGAAGGAAGCAAAGGAGAATTTGAATATGAAGGTAAAACATGCAGAGGAAAAGAGACCGAATATTCAGATGGAACGTTGCTGTCAATAGACCAAGAAAGCAACAATTATTATATAAATTCTGAGAAGGCTGAGAAAGGTGAACATTCTGCCATTTTTCAAGATTTAATGGACCGTATTAATGAAAAGTTAAAATCAATAGACACTACAGATATAGCAACAAATCTTGTAAAACTTGCTAGCAGTGACAGGGCACCAGAAAATGATGTCAAATTAGGAGACTTCATAACCTCTCTTTTGCATAGTGCTAAGGCAAGTGATTACAGCTTTATGGAATTACTTCGCCAACATgataaacaaatggaaaataaaattatccaaACAAGATTTCGCAAGCGTCAGGAAACTTTATTTGCAATGTATAATTCTCCTGATTCACCACTCATTCGACGACAGTCTTTGCAAATCAAGAGGGAGCTTGCAAGCCTTGATGAAACTCTTGTAAGAAAAAAGTCAATTTCTgagagaaatgcaaagaaatctaccaaaaaaattgataaaatatATCCAAATAAAAGACACAGTTTTACTGTGATAGAAGATGAGGCTTTGCAACATCTTGAAAGTAATCCATGCATGAATTGCCAAACTAAACCAATGTGCTTTCCAGTACACCAAACAGAGTCTTTCAAACTACCTCTTCCTAATTTTCAGACCAGCTCCGGCTTTCTAGTTCTTTCGGAAAACAGTGCTATTGCAGCCAGCCAGGCAAAACTCGCAAAAACACAAGGAGATTGTGCAACCTTAAGAGAGACAGACCAGATTCCTCTAAAGGATGAGAGTAATGGAATCATGGGCAGAACTAAACGTAACATTGTGCCTCCTGGATGGTACTCTGTGTATGTAACAAACAATATTGTGTTTAGAAAGTCATCCAATGCAAAAAAGCCTTtagaaattttggaaaaaatgaaaataaataaagatgtTCATGCTGAAAGATGCAGTGACATGAACATAAGCAAAATTATGAGAGACACAAATCTGCAAGTTGTTGTAGAACGTTTAGAAGATACCATAAACCTAGCCAGAAAGACTAACAACTCATTGCTGGATAGTTACAAAATAAGccaaaaattaaaagataatgctTATGAACAGGCTATGAACCCAGCTGCTAGAAGAGGCTTACCTTTCACTCTGAGTGAAATGGGATACACAGGACAAAGCTTCCTTCCACATTCACACGTGCCAAGCAGCAGTAAAATCAAAACTCTGTGTGTGACAACAAACAGACAAGAGATGGTTATAGATCAAGAAATTACTGACAGCCTTTTGAAATCTCTGACCTTTGATTCATCCAGTTCAACTTCCAGTAACATGGACTTGCATACAACTTTTGAAGCCGGAGAGATCTCATCTCCCTTAAATTACTCTAGTCCTATTAAGCTTATGTTTGTCTCAGAGGTTAATAGTAATGAAGGAGTCAAATATACTTTGACATCTGCAGCTGCATCTTCCAAAGGAAGCACAGATATTTGTTTGTTTCAGGGGCACGCAAACACTTTGTTAGACAAACAGGCCGCAGGAGACCTTTCTCATGCAATCTGCATCAAGGATTGTGATTACAGTGAAAACGATACCACGGAGGAGTCAGGTTGTGTTTATGCGGAAGCAATTACAAGCTCTTGTCCAGTTGATCAAACTAACTTAAATGACTTGAAACAAAATGATGAAGTTGTGGAGAAATCAAGCAGTACCAGTgaatcagttttaaaaagaaaacctggtaGACCAAAGAAGATAGGTCCTCAAGTTGTTAAGCAGGTTAAGAGACCTATTGGACGGcctccaaaaccaaaaatagaCATGACTGAAAGCACAGAACCTAGACCTGAACTTAGCAGTGACGGTAAAAGTACCAAATCTGATGCAGCAGTAATGGAAGAAgttaacagcaagaaaaatattactgtgaCAGTTGTTTTCGGACGGTCAAGAAGAACTAAGAGACATGTTTCTGAAGGTAATCTAAATGTAATCAGCATTCTGCCCACACAACACATTGATTCTACTTTTGCTAATGACCACAGCAAAGCGAGGCACAGTGCAGAAACTGAAAATGCTTTGACTGAAATAGTAAAAGCCTTACAGAATTCTTCCACTGAAAACGAGGTCTCTGGTTATGACTATGTCAGACCTATCAAGAGTAACTTAGCATCGCCGCATCCTTGCAGCAATATTATACGGCCAATTAAGAAACCGTTAACCACCATTCGAAAACCTGGTAGGCCAGCAAAAGTAAAAATCTCTGGCATATCAGTGACAGTTAATCGAGTTTCACCTCAGGAAAGAAAAGTGAGTATTAGCAACTGTTTGCCTCCTTTACAACAGCAGAATGTGTTAGAAAAAAACATaccacaggagagaaaaaatcAACTGTGCAATAATATGGGTCAAGTAAAGAGCACACAGAAAGATTCTAGAGAGGATGGATCAAACAATGTTATTACAACAGTGTCAGGAAAACGCGAAATTCCATTGAGGCATTCTGCTAGAGACAGAAAACCTTCACTGCATTTTTTACATTCATTAGCATCTTCTAGTGCATTTACTTGTAGAAGTGCCTTACTACATAAATCTTACAAACTCCATTTGAGAAAAGCtaaagatagaaaagaaaaacataggcAATCAAATCGGAGCACAGCATCCAAAGATACCTCAGAACTGAGAAattcaggaaatgcaaaaaaggatCTTAAGGAGGGCGAACTCGGGCCCATTAATGAAGTATCGTCGGATTCCATTTTTTCATTGAATCCCTCTCTCAGGTGGTGGGCTACTTCCACTTCAAGTGACACTTTGTTGGAAGAACTAAATAATAGATTTGAACAGATAACTAATACCTGGTTGCGAGTGGGGGGAAATGAGTTTGATAAACGTGTATGTGAAAAAAGGGATCCCGTTGAACAAGACTGTAATACTGAAATGTCAAACCCTTTAGACTCCTGCCTTGTAGAACTTGAAACATCAcctataaaaatgctttttcagaaaaagtgtaatATGAATGAACTCTGCACCTGGTTTATGCAAACTACAGAAACACAGTCTCTCTCTCTAGTGAGAAAGGCAAATGCTCGCAATCCTTTAGAAGTAGTTAGTACTAGAGAGATAAAGATGGAAACTAAACAAGCTGATCTTAGTACTTGCCCTTTcagaaagcactttaaaaagttTGCACTATCCTCTCCTTCAAAACCAGCAGGGAAATTACAAATATTACATAACATGGTGAGGTCTCCGGTCTTAAGCATGAAAAGTAATTTCACATTAGCCAGATTAAAAAGAAACGAATTTAAGAAGCTACAGCGTGATAGGTGGGGACAAACGAAAAAGCTCTATAATCAGGCTCCTGGAGGCTggaaatcaaaaaagaaaaatttgcagttCTTTTGCCAAAGCCAGTTGTTTAAAAGTACAAGTGGGGAAACTAATGATGAAATGCCCaagctccaggaaaaaaatacagtagaaatcCAGCCCACTCAGACTTTGGTAGAATCTCAGAGTAGCCTCTTGCCAACTGAAAATGAAGCCAGAGATGCATTTGTTCAACAGATGATGGGATCTTCTGACTTTAACCCACATCCTGGTTTAGCAAATATACTTAAGTCACATGCAGAGACAAATGGAACAATTTGTTGCCAACAAAATGTTAGAAAAGAACAAAGCCAAGATAAACTGTTTCAAAATACTTGGAAAGCCAAAACCTTTAAAGATTGTAGgatatttctgagaaaaatcaACCATATTGAGCAGCACAATTCATTTAAGTTAAATAATGTCATTTATTCTCCCGAAGCTGTTGAAAGTAAAAGCACTCAGGCctatatggaagaaaaaagacaTCCTCTTTTAAGGTCCCATTCTACTAAGCAAAATGCattaaagaaacaagaaaatgaaatggaaacatCTAAAGGATCTAATTCTTCTAAAGTGACTGAAAGGCTGGATGACCAGTTTCACAGCAGAAAATTTATTAGTGATGTAAACCATGATGATAATCCTGCTGGTAGTTCTGAAGTTCTTAtcagaataaacaaaagaaaaagtccaCAATGGGAGACCACTGATACAAATATAAGAAAAAGGCATAAGAGACAATCATGCAGTAGTGGACAAATGGCAACTTATTACCCAAAGTACCAAGTAGGTAAGTTCCTGTTCCCCCCTTCATCTTAA